The following is a genomic window from Niabella soli DSM 19437.
TTAATCAGTTTTATTCTAAAGTAATAGCGCTGGCATTTGCCTTAGATATATCGATCAGTGCTGCAGGCGATAATTCAATTTCAACGGCAGCCTCTCCGGAGCCCACCAAAACAGTGGGAAATGCGGCCAGTGGCTTATCAATAAAAACCTGGATATCAGGAGATAATCCAATTGAGCACACCCCGTTAACGGGATACCCGATTTTATCTGCAAGCTCTTGTTTTTCCGCTACTTCTAATTTAGCCACGCCTGCCAGTGCGGCCAAACCTCCAAAATCCAGCTTTTTGCCCATTGAGCAAACCGCCATAACATATTTATCTTTTTGTTTGGAGCGCAAAAAAACCGACTTGGTAATTCTGCCCAGTTCGTAGTTTAAGGCTTTAGCGAAATCAACCGGGGAATGGATCGGGAAACTAAAAGAATCATGTCTTATCTCCTGATAGGGAATATTGTTGTCGTGTAAAACTTTATAAACGTTCGGATGCATAATTTTAATCCAGGGCTTCTTTTTTCTTGCCAAAATTAATGGATCCGAAGTTTTTGTAGTAGGCTTTCTCCAATACCGGGTCACCGGCAAGGAAGAGCCAGTCTGTTTCAACCATAAACCGGATGGCCAGCAGCGGCACGGGCGCCTGTAAGGGTCTGAAATGAACATTCCGGAGCCCGGGTTGCGCACAATTTTCGTGGAATTGCCCGATCATTAATCCAAGGTCTACAAACTCGGGTTTCAATTTTAGCTGAACCTCATCAATAATGTGCCTGATCTCTTCTCCCTGCAGGTTCGGAAAAAGGACGGTTATGGCCTTAAAACGCTTATCCTTATTATTGGTAGGGTGCATTTCATTAAACAACTCCTTCATTTCCCTCATAAGACCAATAATGTGTTCTTGTGAAGGATTCAGTTCTGTATAGATCCCTACTTTAAAGAATTTCTGCTCTTTTGAGTACTGGATATAGGGACAAACCGCGCCCGTCCGCCCTAAACCGGGATTAGGCTTAATTAAAAAATTGTTCACCCAACCCGAAAATCCCTCGAGTTGTTTCCCGTAGGGAGCATATACGGTGGGGATATTATTAAACATAATATCACCAATATCAAACAATGAAATCCCAGCAGTAGCGTTTTTGGCCAAAGTCAAAATGTTTTAAATACTTGTTAGTATAATCTGCAACAAATATAAAAAAATATTCCTGTATCAGTTAAACCGCTCGATAAGTTAAAAAAAATTATACATTTGAATGGTCTTAACCAACAAATTGCAACGTGTACAGTCCTGAATTTTATAACAGTATTCATGAGCTAATTACCAAACAATCACAAACCTTACCAAATGCTATTGCGATAAAGCACAAAAAAGAAAGCATCACTTATCAGGATCTTGAAATAAGCACCAATCAAATAAATGCCTTTCTGCACAACAAGCATATTACTAAAGGGGATGTTATTGCGGTTGTTATGGACCGGTCCATACCGATGGCGGTATGCCTGTTGGCCATACTAAAGGCCGGAGCCACCTATTTAGCTATTGATCCCAGTTTGCCGATCGATCGTATAAGGTATCTATTGGCAGATTCCTCTGCGAAATACGTGATCTCCTCAAAAAAATATGAAGCACTTTCTACCGGTTATACGGATAAGATCCTGTTTGAGGATGCATGGCTAAACAGGGGCAACTACCCGGAAGACTTCTTACCCGTGGCCAGGGGTTGCGACGACCTGATCTATATTATTTACACTTCCGGGTCAACCGGGCAGCCTAAAGGTGTTGGGGTATCCCATAAAGGATTGATCAATTTATTGTTGTACAGACTTAAAGCACCTGGCGTGTGTAAGGATGATAATATGCTGGGCCTTAGTTCTATGTCTTTCGACATTGCCCAGGAAGAGCTCTACCTTCCCCTTATCAGTGGCGCTTTATTAACCATAGTCGACCGCGAAATAACAAGAGACGGCAGTGCCTTACTGGAAATTGTCCGGGCAGAAGGCATTACCCTAATGCAGGCAACTCCATATATCTGGCAGATGATGCTTGAAGCTGGTTGGGATACTCCCCTACCCCTCACGATATTTTGCGGTGGCGAAGCGATGACTAATGAGCTGGCCGGAAAATTATCAGATCGTTGCAAAGAGGTTTGGAATATGTATGGCCCAACAGAAGCCACCATCTGTACTACTGTTAAAAAGATTACGGACAAAAATGAACCCATAACGATAGGCAAACCTATTGAAAATGCGCGGGTATATATTTTAGATGAGCATTTAACTGAAGTAGTACCAGGGGCAGAGGGTGAACTTTATATAGGTGGTGCAGGCGTAACAAAGGGTTATATTAATCGGCCGGAGTTAACTGCTGAGAAGTTTATTGATGATCAATTTTCAACTATTCCTGGCGAAAAGATGTACAGGACCGGAGATCTTGGCCGGAGGCTTAAAAATGGGGATATCCAGTTTTTAGGCCGGAAAGACAACCAGATAAAGCTTAGAGGGAATCGCATTGAAAAGGAGGAAATAGAGTACCAGCTAAAATTGCAGAAAAACATTAAGGATGCAATCGTTACGGTATACGAAGATGGGGTGAAAAATGCACGCCTTATGGCCTATCTCACGCTGAAAGAACCATTAAAGCATGATGGCATTGCAGCATTGACGAGCTATTGTAAAGGGGAATTAAAAAAGATCCTCCCGGAACATATGGTTCCGTCAAACTATGAGGTTATAGATGCAATACCGTTGCTTCCGAGTGGGAAGATTAATTTAAAAGCATTGCCCAGGCCTAATATACAAGATGCTGTAGCGGAATACGCGGCCCCTGATACTGAACTTGAAAAAATGCTTATAGCAATATGGATCAAACATATCGGCATCCATAACATTGGGATTCATGATAATTTTTTCGATTTGGGTGGCACTTCATTAATTGCGCTTAAAACCAAAATCCAGATAGAAAAACTTACGAACAGGAGATTATCTCCATCTGTTTTGTTTAAGTATCCAACCATTCAACAACTGGCGGCGGCCATTAATAGCGTTACGGAAGAGCCCTACAAATCTTTGGTACCTATTCAACCTGACGGAACAAGAATACCCCTGTATATTGTGCACGGTATTGGTTTGAATGTACTTAGATTCAGGAACCTTGCGCTGGACCTGGGAGCCGATCAGCCCATGTATGGGCTACAGGCGGTTACAGACCAAACGGAATCGCTGGATACCATTGAAGCAATAGCGTCGTTTTACGTTGAGGAGATAGTGCGTCAAAATCCAACGGGTCCCTATATTATCGGAGGGTATTCTATTGGCGGGGTAATTGCCTATGAAATGACCAGGCAATTAAAAAAGGCCGGCAAAGCGGTAAAAGGATTGGTAATTTTCGATGCGGCGATACAGATTCCTACGCATCAATATCCGCTGCTCAAAAAAATCCTTGTAAAAACATACAGACAGTTCCCAAAATTAAAATTCAGGGTAACCTCTTTCATTAATAAACCAAAAGAAAATATAGCCTATATCAAAGCGCTCTATAGTAAGAAATTCACAAAAGGTTTTTACGGTATACATGATACATATGGTTTGCCTGATTATATGCAGCACGTTATCATTAAATTTAAAAATGCCTTTAATAAATATGTGATAGTGCCTTATGATGTTACAATCGATCTGTTTTCCAGTGAAAAAGTATATTACCTGGATGATCCCAAATTTTTGGGCTGGAAAAAATATGCGCGGCATGGCGTAAACGTTTATCCCGTTTCCAGTAGTCATGATACTATGTTCGATACTCCTCATCACCTGGAAATAGCCAGGGTATTACAGCAGCGGCTTGATGAGCTCAATAATCAATAAATTTAAAAAGGCTATTTAATGAGTAACATTAATGTTTATTTTTTTAAATATCCTGTTGGTTACAAATGGATACCCGGCGACCGGCATATTATTCGTTTTTTTAAGCGGCTTTTAAATATAAAAAATGTAACGGGCGCCGAAAAAGTATTTCTAAATCTGTGTAAAGGGTTCGATCTGCTAAAGGTCAAATACACAAAGAACCCCTCCTTTAAAAGTATAAAGCCCAATGAACCCGTTATTATACTGGGCGATGAACTGTATAATAGTAAGTCTTTTTTGGCAGGTTACGATCAGCCCAACCCTATTATTGCGGGAATTGGTTTAATGACCCATCCTGCTGAATGGCCCAATTTGCTGCAGCAATATCCTGTTGTAAAATACCTCCAGCACTGCGCCTGGGCCAACGATCTTTTTTTACCCTACTATGGAAAAGCAGTGTGCGAAGAATGGCCGGCCGGAGTTGATACGCAAAAATGGTCCCCTAACAACAGAATCGAGAAGAAATTTGACATCCTGCTTTATAATAAAATCAGATGGCACAAAACTGAGCGATACCAGTCTTTAAGAGCTCCGGTCATTCAGAAATTAAATGAATTTGGCCTCTCCTACATCGAAATTGTTTATGGGAATTATCAGGAGAAAGATTATTTTAAACTGGTGCAGCAAAGCCGTGCCATGCTGTTTATGTGCGAGCATGAAACACAGGGCTTCGCCTTATGCGAGGCCTTATCTGCAGATGTTCCGGTTCTGGCATGGGATCCGGGCTACTGCCAGGATCCTGCCCGGTTTAAATGGAACGCCCCGGTTATTAAAACCACGACAATCCCTTTTTTTGATGAACGCTGCGGTATGTCATTTACCGACACTAATGCCTTTTTAAATACCATTGAGCATTTTTGGGAAAAAGTACAAAAGAGAAATTTTAATCCCAGGGAATATGTAGCAGAGAACCTGTCTTTAAAAGTAAGTGCCCAAAAAATGTTGGCGATAATAAACAAAGTGTACACAAGCAGTTGACAGATGAGGCGCTACCAGCCTGTTACTGCCGATATTGAATACAAACCGGTCATTCTCCGCAGCATCCGCGCGGTTTTTATATCTACCCCAAATGATTGCAAATAAGAAGGAGGAAAATCTTTTATATTATTTGTAACTATAACATTGGTATCCAAAACCGCAGTAAATCGCACACTATGAATCATACAATCCTGTTCCCTCGTCGAAGTTCATGATGTCTATAATATGTTTTTTCTGCGCTTCTTTTATTTGCTTTTTATAGTTTAAGACATCTTCATATCTAAGCCTTCTGTGCTTGCCAACTTTGGTGTAACTTATTTTACCTTCCTCTAGTAATTTTACCAGGTGAGGCCTGGAGCAGCCTAACAATTCGGCGGCGCTTTTGGTGGTTACTTCTGTTGCAACGGGGTACAAGAGAAATAAATTTTCCCTTACTCATCGCTTTTAGCATTTCTCCCAAAAACTTTAGGGCTTTGATAGGTATTTTTATTTTCTCTCCGGTTTCTTCTATTTCGATTTCAGAGTCGTTCGATTTTAATTGCTCAATCACTGAAGCTAAAGCATCATAGGATTCAATAGCTATTTTCTGTTCAGCCTTGCTGATTTTTTCTACTGCCTCCATGTGTATAATATATTTAAGTTTAATGCAAAAAAACGAAATAAACGAAACGAAGAAACTGCCCTCTCTTTAATTTTCTATCAAAATACGATTGCTGATAATCAAAGACTTAGAGTAATTCACCGGTCTGTATACTTAAAGTTGGCCTCCGCTTCGGCGAGGTTTTTTGTTTAAGGTTTCAATTCTTAAGGGCCCCCAAATTAAAGAGACAAATAATTACTAAAGCGGGATTTCCAGAGCCTAATTTTCTATCCGAAAAAGCGCTATTAGTCCCCATCTATAATGAAACAAAGGCGCTATTCTCACATTTGGTAGCAACAAAACTGGCGACGACCTGATTTTCTTTTCAAAACCGCTTTCTTTGTCGAGACAGATAATCTCTGCTAAATTTATCAAAAGCTATTTTTTCTTGTCGTTGTTTTACTATTTCTGCTGCTTATCTTTTTCTTTCTGTTCCTTAACAAATGCTGAAAAAACGTCTAAATCACCGCCATACTTTTTTATAAAATCTTCTTTTTTTATTTGTCGGCCTTTTCCGAACCCCGTTCCCATTCCGTCTTTCACCCAAAATAAATTTCCATCACCAAAATCAATAAAAACGTTTCGTTGAACATCATTCCATGAACTTCGTGGATATTCCCAAAAGAATCTATCATCTTTTTTTGGAAGGGACTTTTGATCTATTACTTCGCCAGTTGTTTTATCAACAAATCCATATTCAGTAGGGCTATAATTTTCGCCCGGAAAAGGCTCTGGATGAATTCTAAAGTTGTCTTTGAACCCCATTCCGTTAATAATCCAAATCATTTTTTCACCATAAAAATTTTCCCGCCTGCGAATGATTGGTTTTTGAAGAGGTGAGTTTTGAAGCTCAATAATAACATTATCTTTTGTCTGAATGTCTGCTCTGTGTTTAATTCCATCTTTGGTAATAGTAATTTCAGAATATTCTTTGCCGAAAATATATTTCCAGTTTTTATGCCACTCTGTTTCCGGTTCATACCAATTATCGCAATTTTCGCCTTTTTTATGCGCCCAATGCCAAAGCTTAATCTCACCACATTTTGAAAACACCTCCTTTTGACATAAAGGGCATTTGCCTTTTGTATTAGGTAGTGCCCCCATTTTCTCACTATTAATTATTGCGTATAACATTGTCTGGATATCCTCACTAAGTTAATTTATCCCCTTCATCCAAAGAAAAAATAAACCCACCGTCATTCAATATCTGCTCAGAGGCTGCCCCATCCTTCCAAGACAACTTTTTTAGAACCGAACTTTCGCCATTAGCGGGATCCGACCCCGATTATCATTCGTGCCTGTGCCGCAACCAATCGGTCATTCCAATGAAAGTTCCAATAAATGAATCTTTAATAACTTATTGATAATCAAGCACATAAAACATGGGTTTTATTCTATCTCAGTATCAATTTATCGTAAATAATGCGTATCGTTTGTGTATCAACAAACTACTTGGTGAACAAATTTTGTTCATTTCCCCTACTTCTTTTCACTATCAACATACAGGTACAAAATAGTTGAACCATTATTCCCAAAAACAAGCTGGCATTAAGCAATTGGTGTTATTCATCCTGCAATTTGTGCAACTCTTTAACATCGGAGAATTTTAATTTTGCGTATTAAAGTTCGGTTATGAAGGATCAAATTATCAATATAAATTCTGTTAGTGAGCTATGCCGGGTCTTTGGGTTCGACAAACCCAAGCATCCCCTGATTACATTAATAGATACTGAAAAAATAAATGTTCCCGCATCTTACATCGGTTCTAAAGTTGTGTTGAATCTTTATATGATTGCCTTAAAAGACAGAGACTGCGGGATCGAATACGGCAGGAATCATTTTGATTTTGCCGAAGGTGTAATGGCATTTGCCGCACCCAAACAAGTGAGCACTATTGAAAAGGAAATGAAGCCAGGCGAGATAAAAGGATGGATGCTTTATTTTCACCCGGACCTGCTACGGGGAACGCATTTAGGCAATATTATTTCGGAATATTCATTTTTTGATTACAAAGTTGTTGAAGCGCTGCACCTGTCGGAAGATGAAGAAACTCTTATTACAACTACAATTACAAATATTACCAACGAATTTTCTCAGCGAATAGACAGTCATAGCCAAAGGGTAATAGTCTCCAATATTGAACTACTGCTAAACTATTGTTTACGTTTTTATGACCGGCAGTTCTATACACGAACAACCCAAAACAAAGACATTCTTTCCCGGTTTGAAAAAGAATTAAAAGCGTATTTTGAAAGAGAAGAACAACTGGAAAATAATTTGCCTACGATTAATTACTTCGCAGAAAAATTTCACTTATCACCTCATTATTTTAGCGACTTATTGAAAAAGGAAACAGGGCGTGCCGCCAAAGACCATATCAATGACCATGTGATAGAGTTGGCTAAAAACTATCTGCTGGGGACAAACCAGTCAGTTAATGAAATTGCCTATTCATTGGGCTTTAATTATCCGCATTATTTTACAAGGCTGTTTAAATCTAAAACCGGCCTTACCCCTTTAGCGTATAAACAATTGAATTAGCCCGTCTCCGTAGCAGCCATAATAAAAAAGCGATCCGTATTATCTTGGATCGCTTTTTTATTTTCTCAGGCATCTGCAAAAAGTGTTTTACAATCATTGAAAAGTGTTAATCTGCCCAAAGCCGGCAGTTTAGCTTTGTGTTGTTAATGAAACAATCAATCAACATTAAAAACATAAAGTCATGACAGCACAAGAAGCCTTTAACTATTTAGACCCGCAAGCCTGGGCAGCTACCTCAGCAGTTGAAAAATTAACCTTGTTAGAGGAAGTTCAAAGAAATTTAGGTAAGTATGCCGACCAGCTTGCACTGGCAGATCTGAAAATGAAAAACGATTTTATTGGTGCAGACATCTACACCAAAGGTTTTGGCCTGGCAGGAACAGCAGGGCCTGTTGCAGGAATGCTGATGGGTAGCCATCATTTATATGAAAAATTGGTGAACGGAGAGCTGCTGGAACCCGTTAGCGTAGAAAAGCTTGATAACGGAAATACAGCCATTCAGACCTGGCCCATTTTTCCAAAAGACAAAATGGTGGCAGGAAAACAAAAAGGTTACCTGCACGTAAAGGGTGAACCGAAACAAATAAACCCATTAGACAAACCTGCCGGTATTATTGCTATTTCGGGAGCCGGGAACTATAGTTCTTCGGTAGAAATGGTGAAAGCGCTATTTTATGAAAACAAGGCCGTCATTCATAAACCACATCAAAACAATGTGGAAACGGATAAGATATGGGCAAAAATATTCCAACCACTTATAGATCGTAGGGCCCTGGCCTTTATTGAGCCGGAAGAATCGAGAGCCATGACTGGTTTAGATGGGTTATATGCCATTTATTTCACCGGCTCAACAAGCGTAGCCCATGCCATTCAAAAAAATGCCAAAGCGCCATTGATTTCAGAATGTGGCGGGAATAATCCGTTATTGATTGTGCCAGGCGACAGGCCCTGGACAGATAAGGAAATAAAGCACCAGGCCCTGCAGGTGGTTTCTGTTGGGAAAATGAACGGTGGCGCTGTTTGTGGCAGGGTCCAGACCATTGTTACTTCAAAAAACTGGCCCCAAAGAACGCAGTTTTTAGATGCGGTTCGTAAAGCCATTGCTGAAGACACTTATGCCGTTGGCACCTATTATCCGGGCGTTGAGGAGACTAAAAAAGCATTCCTGGAAAATCAACCTACAGCCGAGGCTTTGAAAGTAGAAAATGGGAAGCATCCCACCACCGATTTCGTTTTTATTCCGGGTATACAAGAAGACGATTTTGCTGTAAAGAACGAAGCTTTTTGCCAGATCCTTTCAGAAATAGCACTGGACACCGAGAACAATGTAGATGACTTCCTGACAAAAGCTACAGCATTTTGCAATGACAAGCTGTTGGGCACGTTAGGGTGCATGATATTAGTAGATAACGATACGATGAAAAATCATGAAACGCGCATCCACAAAGCCATAAATGAATTAAACTATGGAGGCATCGCAGTGAACACCATTCCGCCCAATGTTTTTATGAGCGCTTATCTAACCTGGGGTGGTTGTAATGAAAGCAAAGAAGATTTTGTTTCAGGTGTTGGGAATTTTGGCAATGCCCATAACTATAAAAATGTGATAAAATCAGTTTTAATTGATGATTTCAATGCCCAGGGAATGTTAATGACCAATAAAACGTTGATGGAGCATTTGTTTACTAACGCAACCTACTTCGCCATTGATAACAGTTGGACACATTTTGCTAAAATGGCGAGTCAAATGGTGGTCGACGGTTTTAAGAACAAAGATTTTTAATCATTTCAAACACAATATTCATTAATTAATTCTCTTAAAAACAAGTACAATGAATAAGACAATTTTAATCACAGGATGCAGCAGTGGTATTGGCCGTATGACCGCCAAATATTTTCAGGAAAAAGGATGGAATGTAGTGGCAACCGTTCGTAAATTTTCTGATAGCGATGCAGAACTAACCAACCTTGGTAATGTATTGGTTACTGAGTTGGATGTAACCAAAGAAGATACTATAAAAAGTACAGTAGAACAAGCCGTAACTAAATTTGGCAAAATAGATGTGCTGCTGAACAATGCAGGATATGGATCTTATGGAATTCTGGAAGCTACCCCGGAGCAAAAGATCCGCATGCAGTTTGAGGTAAATGTAATCGGGCTGTTATTGGTGACTAAAAACGTGATCCCCATCATGCGCAAACAAGGAAGCGGTATTATTATAAATATATCTTCAATGGGAGGTAAAATAACGTTCCCGATGGGGACATTATATCATGGTTCTAAATTTGCCGTGGAAGGAATGAGCGAAGCATTATCCTATGAACTTTCAGCAATCGGCATCCAGGTAAAGATGATAGAGCCCGGTGTTATCAATACCAATTTTGCCACCAGTTCCTTCGACCTGAATATTGACCCCGCATTAACCGAATACCAGGATTTCACGGACAGGGTGCTTAAAGCCTTTGAAGCAGGGGCAAATGGAAGTGAACCCGTTTTGGTAGCTGAAACCATTTATAAAGCGGCTACCGATGGTACCAACCAGCTACGCTATATTGCAGGCCCTGACGCGGAGCAGATCATTGCGGCCCGTAAGCAAATGGACGATCCGGAATATCTAGCACTCATTCGTTCACAATATGGTTTATAATATGGATTTTTTACAGCAATTAAATGTATGGGCAAAAGGTGATGCCCTGCAAGGCAAAATAATGGTGGGTACAGGGCTTCTCTTAGCCCTGGCCTTACCATTCTTATTCAAAAAAGAATACCCGCTTTTCAATGGAATGTTTATACCGATTTGTTTGTTAGTGCTTGTGAATCTGGGATATGGCGGTTTCCTTTTATACTCAAGGCCAAAGCATGTAGAAAGTATCTCCAAACTATATCAGCAAAATCCCAGGGAAACGGTTAAAAAGGAGCTTCAAAAAGCGCGAACCGATAACAAAAACTATACACTTTTAAAGCCAATTTGGGCGATGCTAATTATTATTTCAGCACTTGCTTTTTTCTTTATAAACAATGAATACTTCAAAGGGGCATCCCTTGGTATGATTTGTTTGTCGGTCGGATTTTTACTGATCGATACATTCTTGCATTATCGGTTGATACCTTATCTTGAACTAACGATGGATGCAGTCTTTAGCCTGAGCGGAGTTCAGATAATCTGCGATCGCTAACAAGAAACAATTCTTAGTGGTGGCTCAAATGAATTAATATAACTTCTCCGAAATGAGGTTGACTATAACCACGGCTAAAAAAGACTTAACTTAGCTACTAATTAGTTCTTTTATACCTCTGAAAAAATTTGCTGGCAAATTGTGTGCAAATAAAAAAGACCCACCAAGTGAGTCTTTTCTAACTGATTGATAATCAAGTGCCCAGAACAGGAATCGAACCTGCACTCCGTTGCCGAAACCAGATTTTGAGTCTAGCGCGTCTACCAATTCCGCCATCTGGGCGAATGGGGTGCAATATTACAACCTTTCAGTGGAATATCATCTTTCCCGCCGATATTTTTTCGATCCGGGACCATTTTGGTATTGACAGAGACTGCGCAATACAACAGCAGCTATACCAGGCTATCTTAGTGATCGCCGTCACAAGACAAATAAAAAGCAGCAACACGGCAATAACCTTCACCCTTCCCTGCTCATATAAATACCCGGAAACAGACCCAACTTCAGCAGCAAAATAATAAAAGACATTTTTATCCTTTATTTAAATAATAGCTATCTTTGCTTTACAAACCCAGCCAAATGTTTTCTAAAACATGTGAATATGCCATCCGGGCGATGATCTTTATCGCACAGCAAACCAGGAACGGGGAGCGCGTGAGTATTATCGAGATCGCCAATGGCATTGATTCTCCCGAGCACTTTATTGCAAAAATTTTGCAGGAATTAAGCAGAAAAAAAATAGTGCTTTCTTTAAAGGGACCTACTGGGGGCTTTTATCACGATGAGGCCACATTGGAGCATTCCCTCGCAGACATCGTAACCGCTGTGGATGGCAATGCTATTTTTACCGGGTGCGGACTTGGCTTGCGGGAGTGTTCGGAAACACAACCCTGCCCGCTGCATAATAAATTTAAAAAGATCAGGAAGGGAACACACCAAATGCTGACGCAGGCAAAGCTCAGCACATTTGTGGACCAACCCAAAACAGCCAGAACATTTTTAAAACGCTAACCTTTTTTTTAAAACATAAAAGACAAAAAGGTATTTATTTATTTTTTCTATATACTACAAAAAACAATATCATGAATATTACCCCACAAACCATTATTGGAGCATTGGTAGCACAAGACTACCGTACCGCCCCGGTTTTTAAAAATTACGGAATTGATTTTTGCTGCAAGGGCAATCGCACCATCGCGGAGGCTTGTGAAAAAAAACGTATTGCTTTAGACCCGTTAATTGACACACTGAACAATGCCGCACAAACCGTTAGTGCCTCCACACCAGATTTCAATGCGTGGCCACCGGATCTGCTGGCAGACTATATTGAAAAAAAACATCATCGCTATATTTCCTCCCGT
Proteins encoded in this region:
- a CDS encoding SDR family oxidoreductase, coding for MNKTILITGCSSGIGRMTAKYFQEKGWNVVATVRKFSDSDAELTNLGNVLVTELDVTKEDTIKSTVEQAVTKFGKIDVLLNNAGYGSYGILEATPEQKIRMQFEVNVIGLLLVTKNVIPIMRKQGSGIIINISSMGGKITFPMGTLYHGSKFAVEGMSEALSYELSAIGIQVKMIEPGVINTNFATSSFDLNIDPALTEYQDFTDRVLKAFEAGANGSEPVLVAETIYKAATDGTNQLRYIAGPDAEQIIAARKQMDDPEYLALIRSQYGL
- a CDS encoding RrF2 family transcriptional regulator → MFSKTCEYAIRAMIFIAQQTRNGERVSIIEIANGIDSPEHFIAKILQELSRKKIVLSLKGPTGGFYHDEATLEHSLADIVTAVDGNAIFTGCGLGLRECSETQPCPLHNKFKKIRKGTHQMLTQAKLSTFVDQPKTARTFLKR